One genomic window of Pontibacillus halophilus JSM 076056 = DSM 19796 includes the following:
- a CDS encoding class I SAM-dependent methyltransferase translates to METAQKSSMNRPFTEEYIDWTEVLPSFRVDLRNYTDKERNKFVKMDRIKDWSSVTWKDVGRPYEVKTYAKERVQYEAEHEKEMDPHTAWTYFNRSFHEWFVKHVPDELNDKKKAFAKSISSFNYNEIKAALTDVVQIQLWNYVHRIEDGIWDPRGKRALFEGLDVGHNPKILFLGAAEGYEALQLGAMYPGGQITMVDYDEYCKTTRFGTFPSTYPFLGENPNTGQKKVYYKDDLHVEYIVDDIRNLSFGREFDIVLSVGMLEHFPDAYKPEVVDWHRRFTKPGGYAILTTPRNQFKSRLYYRVMADVMNHTYRELMTLEQMGLFLYENGMDIVRSGYIKVHNAIVAKVR, encoded by the coding sequence GTGGAAACGGCTCAGAAGTCCAGTATGAACCGACCATTTACTGAGGAATACATTGATTGGACAGAAGTGTTGCCGAGCTTTCGTGTGGATTTAAGGAATTACACAGATAAGGAACGTAATAAATTCGTGAAGATGGACCGAATTAAAGATTGGTCTTCGGTTACGTGGAAAGATGTAGGGCGGCCCTATGAAGTAAAGACCTACGCCAAAGAACGGGTGCAGTATGAGGCGGAGCATGAGAAAGAGATGGATCCACATACGGCGTGGACGTATTTCAATCGTTCGTTCCATGAATGGTTCGTGAAACATGTTCCAGATGAACTAAATGATAAGAAGAAAGCCTTCGCGAAGAGCATTTCCTCCTTTAATTATAACGAAATTAAGGCAGCACTCACCGATGTTGTTCAGATTCAGCTATGGAATTATGTCCACAGAATCGAAGACGGAATTTGGGATCCGAGAGGGAAACGCGCCTTATTTGAAGGGTTGGATGTAGGTCACAATCCTAAGATTCTGTTCTTAGGAGCTGCAGAAGGGTATGAGGCGTTGCAACTTGGAGCGATGTATCCTGGTGGACAGATTACGATGGTCGACTACGATGAGTATTGTAAGACGACCCGCTTTGGAACATTCCCTTCTACGTATCCTTTTCTTGGAGAGAATCCAAATACAGGGCAGAAAAAAGTGTACTACAAAGATGATCTACACGTGGAGTACATCGTAGACGATATACGGAATTTATCATTTGGAAGAGAATTTGACATTGTCCTATCTGTTGGCATGCTTGAGCATTTCCCGGACGCATATAAACCAGAAGTGGTGGATTGGCATCGGCGTTTCACTAAGCCTGGCGGGTACGCCATCCTTACGACACCGCGCAACCAGTTTAAATCAAGACTTTATTATCGTGTGATGGCTGATGTGATGAACCATACGTACCGTGAGTTGATGACGCTTGAGCAAATGGGGTTATTCCTCTATGAGAATGGAATGGACATCGTAAGAAGCGGCTACATTAAAGTGCACAATGCAATTGTTGCGAAAGTTAGATAA
- a CDS encoding carbon starvation protein A — MITFVASICLLVVGYLVYSKVVERIFVINDENTTPAYSKQDGFDYQPMSWWRASLIQLLNIAGLGPIFGAILGAVYGPVAFLWIVFGSIFAGAVHDYFSGMLSLRHNGAQYPTLVGQYLGKYAKSIINLLSIGLMVLVAAAFTAGPAQLMAEVTPLSFIVSLVLIFTYFFIATILPVNKIIGKIYPLFGAILIFMAVSIGIGLFFLDNSVPNLTLQNLHPGDAPIWPLLMVTVSCGAISGFHSTQSPILARTLKKESEGRKVFYGAMIAEGVIALIWAAAGMAFFGGTGPLNEAIGTVGPAGIVNEISTTLLGGLGGVLAILGVIILPITTGDTALRSSRMMVADLLKQWSNRSFTSKKATILLAVPVAVPAFLLTQMNYTMLWRYVGWSNQVVATVMLWTAAMYLVKNGKFHWICSAPAFFMTAVVSTYIFYAPEGFSLPYTTSLALGGIIWVVVAAWFITQLKKAKQLKVARPRRRAS, encoded by the coding sequence ATGATTACATTCGTTGCATCCATCTGTTTATTAGTAGTTGGCTATCTTGTCTATAGTAAGGTGGTGGAACGAATTTTCGTCATAAATGACGAAAACACGACTCCCGCTTACAGTAAGCAAGATGGATTTGATTATCAACCGATGAGCTGGTGGCGAGCAAGCTTGATCCAGCTATTAAATATTGCAGGTCTCGGTCCAATCTTTGGAGCGATCCTTGGTGCCGTTTATGGACCTGTCGCATTTCTATGGATTGTGTTCGGCTCAATCTTTGCAGGAGCCGTCCACGATTATTTCTCTGGCATGTTATCCTTACGCCATAACGGCGCTCAATATCCGACACTTGTCGGACAATACTTAGGTAAATACGCGAAGTCCATTATCAACCTTCTATCAATTGGACTCATGGTGTTAGTTGCTGCCGCCTTCACGGCTGGTCCGGCTCAATTAATGGCAGAGGTGACACCTCTTAGCTTTATCGTCTCACTCGTCCTAATCTTTACTTATTTCTTTATTGCGACCATCCTTCCAGTGAACAAGATTATTGGCAAGATTTATCCGCTCTTTGGCGCGATTCTAATCTTTATGGCTGTATCCATCGGAATTGGATTGTTCTTCTTGGACAACAGCGTTCCAAATCTGACATTACAGAACCTTCATCCAGGAGATGCACCAATCTGGCCACTCCTAATGGTGACCGTCTCTTGCGGAGCGATTTCTGGCTTTCATAGCACACAAAGCCCCATTCTCGCTCGCACGCTCAAGAAAGAAAGCGAAGGGCGTAAAGTATTCTACGGAGCTATGATTGCAGAGGGGGTTATTGCACTGATTTGGGCTGCGGCTGGAATGGCATTCTTCGGTGGGACAGGCCCATTAAATGAAGCAATTGGAACCGTAGGACCAGCTGGAATTGTGAATGAAATCTCTACAACTCTCCTTGGTGGTTTAGGTGGCGTGCTTGCAATCTTAGGGGTCATTATCCTTCCGATCACAACTGGTGACACCGCACTACGGTCATCGAGAATGATGGTAGCCGACTTATTGAAGCAATGGAGCAACCGCTCCTTCACAAGCAAGAAAGCAACGATTCTATTGGCAGTGCCTGTCGCCGTACCAGCCTTTCTACTTACACAAATGAACTACACCATGCTTTGGCGTTATGTAGGTTGGTCCAACCAAGTTGTGGCAACGGTTATGCTTTGGACAGCTGCGATGTACTTAGTGAAGAATGGAAAGTTCCATTGGATTTGCAGTGCACCAGCGTTCTTCATGACTGCTGTTGTCAGCACCTATATCTTCTACGCACCAGAAGGATTCTCTCTTCCTTACACGACTTCACTCGCACTTGGTGGAATCATTTGGGTAGTAGTAGCCGCATGGTTCATAACTCAGTTGAAGAAAGCGAAGCAGCTTAAGGTTGCCAGACCAAGACGAAGAGCTTCTTAA
- a CDS encoding SDR family NAD(P)-dependent oxidoreductase, translated as MTTNRPLAMITGASSGLGLEIAKHFAKDNYDIAISGSSDRIFEAAEVIRDFGVEAYPHKADAATYDGVEDFWTFVHNLGRPVDSAVLNVGIGLGGAFRETDLQEELRLISINISGTVHMAKRVVNHMLPNGNGKILIVSSIAATLPTPYETVYGPSKAFAFSFAESLREELRGTGVTVTATLPGATDTNFHDNAGMGDTEIGSSEKNDKELVAKQSYDAMMNGDDQVIGGTQETKQEAMENKIMPEAVTAANHAKKARPES; from the coding sequence ATGACAACCAATCGTCCGCTTGCTATGATTACAGGAGCCTCTTCTGGACTCGGTCTAGAAATTGCTAAGCATTTCGCGAAAGACAATTACGACATTGCCATTTCAGGTTCAAGTGACCGAATCTTTGAAGCGGCAGAGGTCATCCGAGACTTTGGAGTAGAAGCGTACCCTCACAAGGCCGATGCTGCTACTTATGATGGAGTAGAGGATTTCTGGACATTCGTTCACAATCTTGGACGTCCAGTCGACTCTGCCGTACTTAACGTTGGAATTGGCCTTGGTGGAGCATTTAGAGAGACGGATTTACAAGAGGAATTGAGACTCATCTCCATTAACATATCAGGTACAGTTCATATGGCGAAACGTGTCGTGAACCATATGTTGCCAAATGGGAATGGGAAGATCCTCATCGTTTCTTCCATTGCAGCTACACTTCCAACCCCATATGAGACCGTGTACGGGCCATCGAAAGCATTCGCTTTCTCCTTTGCGGAATCGCTTCGTGAAGAATTACGTGGCACAGGTGTGACAGTTACAGCAACTTTACCAGGTGCGACAGATACGAATTTCCATGACAATGCAGGCATGGGAGACACAGAGATTGGTTCTTCCGAGAAGAATGATAAAGAGCTTGTGGCGAAGCAATCGTATGATGCCATGATGAATGGCGATGACCAAGTGATAGGCGGTACTCAAGAGACGAAGCAAGAAGCTATGGAGAATAAGATCATGCCAGAAGCTGTCACAGCGGCTAATCACGCGAAGAAAGCACGTCCTGAAAGTTAA
- a CDS encoding DUF4177 domain-containing protein: MYEHKFVRIELASFNKPKQDYHDVIAEHEKDGWELVQIFAPGTKSYGMSAFFEVIMKRSL; this comes from the coding sequence ATGTATGAGCATAAGTTTGTGAGAATTGAGTTAGCTTCTTTCAATAAACCGAAGCAGGATTACCATGATGTAATTGCTGAACACGAGAAGGATGGCTGGGAGTTAGTTCAGATATTTGCTCCAGGGACTAAGAGTTATGGAATGAGTGCTTTCTTTGAAGTCATTATGAAACGGTCATTATGA
- a CDS encoding VOC family protein: MSISLNPYLFFDGTTREAVDFYKKALVGELVSIMTYGDVPGDPDDPLSIEMKNRIMHAHLKVGDADLMFSDTYDGMPYQPGNSIQLAIHPKEEDVARTIFTELEDGGQVMIPLHKTDFSPLYGMVQDKFGVTFNISVPGNVPQ, encoded by the coding sequence ATGTCCATAAGTTTGAATCCTTATCTATTCTTCGATGGGACTACAAGAGAAGCAGTTGATTTCTATAAGAAAGCGCTTGTGGGAGAATTGGTGAGTATCATGACATATGGCGACGTACCAGGTGACCCTGATGATCCGCTCTCAATCGAGATGAAGAATCGTATTATGCATGCGCATCTAAAGGTTGGGGATGCGGATCTCATGTTCTCTGACACGTATGATGGTATGCCTTACCAGCCTGGTAATTCGATACAACTTGCTATTCATCCGAAAGAAGAGGATGTAGCGAGAACCATCTTCACTGAGTTAGAAGATGGAGGACAAGTGATGATTCCTCTACATAAGACCGATTTCAGCCCTTTGTATGGTATGGTACAAGATAAGTTTGGAGTTACATTTAATATTAGTGTCCCAGGTAACGTGCCGCAGTAG
- a CDS encoding GNAT family N-acetyltransferase: MSETKWEIREATMEDASSLTTCMVMAYSTYNERLDGAFLPPMHVDYKEEIASFPVFVIEDKEEIIGASIVMYEDDYLQIANIAVRPDYQGEGLGRVLMEFAESIARDKGYSEMRLATHALLTENRSYYLHLGWEESGRDETRIYMKKAITEK, translated from the coding sequence ATGAGTGAAACAAAATGGGAGATAAGAGAAGCGACTATGGAGGATGCTAGCAGCCTGACTACCTGTATGGTAATGGCTTATTCCACCTACAATGAGCGATTAGATGGTGCTTTCCTTCCTCCGATGCATGTAGATTATAAAGAAGAGATTGCCTCTTTCCCAGTCTTTGTAATTGAAGATAAAGAGGAAATTATAGGTGCTTCGATTGTCATGTACGAAGATGATTACTTACAAATTGCCAACATCGCTGTCCGTCCTGATTACCAAGGTGAAGGGTTAGGTCGAGTACTTATGGAGTTTGCGGAATCAATAGCAAGGGATAAAGGGTATTCCGAAATGAGATTAGCGACCCATGCCTTATTGACGGAGAATCGCTCCTATTACCTTCATCTCGGCTGGGAGGAATCAGGCCGTGATGAGACACGTATCTATATGAAGAAAGCTATTACGGAGAAATGA
- a CDS encoding MBL fold metallo-hydrolase, with product MRVMKEKDLYQLTFMPKLFPINCYLIDEGDGLTLIDAALPSSIDGIMNTVKDIGKPITRIVITHAHNDHVGSLDLIKDQFPEATVYISRRDARLLERDFSTDKNEPSPPKKSGVPKALKTQPNETLVDGNQIGSLLAIETPGHTPGSMAFLDTRTGTLIAGDAFQNRGGFAVTGQLRLAFPFPAFATWNKHQALESAKKLSHYNPNLLAVGHGDLVRAPAKKIAEAIKEAQRNLEKK from the coding sequence ATGCGTGTAATGAAAGAAAAGGATCTGTACCAACTTACCTTCATGCCGAAGCTTTTCCCAATCAACTGTTACTTAATTGACGAAGGAGACGGTCTTACGTTGATTGATGCTGCCTTACCAAGCAGTATAGATGGTATTATGAATACGGTGAAAGATATTGGAAAGCCAATCACCCGTATTGTGATAACCCATGCACACAACGATCACGTCGGTTCACTTGATTTAATCAAAGACCAATTCCCGGAAGCCACTGTCTACATATCCAGACGGGATGCACGGTTACTAGAGAGGGATTTCTCAACTGATAAGAATGAGCCAAGTCCACCGAAGAAAAGCGGTGTCCCAAAAGCCTTGAAAACACAACCTAACGAAACCCTTGTAGACGGAAATCAGATAGGGTCGTTACTGGCTATTGAGACCCCTGGACATACGCCTGGTTCCATGGCTTTCTTAGACACTAGAACAGGGACGCTAATTGCCGGAGACGCATTTCAGAACCGAGGAGGATTTGCTGTTACCGGACAACTCCGACTCGCCTTTCCATTCCCCGCTTTCGCAACATGGAACAAACACCAAGCACTAGAAAGTGCGAAAAAGCTTTCCCATTATAATCCTAATCTACTTGCTGTAGGTCATGGTGATCTAGTAAGAGCCCCTGCCAAGAAGATTGCTGAAGCGATTAAGGAAGCACAACGGAATTTAGAGAAGAAGTAA
- a CDS encoding SDR family NAD(P)-dependent oxidoreductase — translation MELFNNTGRVAMVTGGGSGIGKTAAEALSESGATVAIIGRTLEKVEAAAAEIQEKTGNSVKGYQGDVTNTEDIKRFVQAIYEDLGQIDILVNNAGTLAPGLIDSLDEAGWDHVMNTNAKSIFFTTQAVVPYMKEQNYGRIINTASVAGEVSLSFSSVYGTSKAAAIHQTKQLSLELAPYNITVNAISPWFFKTEMNESDLEDEDFRTAVENRSPMKRLGQLEELKSSYLFFASAGSSYVSGQNIFVDGGMTVYGL, via the coding sequence ATGGAACTATTCAATAACACTGGTAGAGTTGCGATGGTAACAGGAGGCGGCAGCGGTATTGGTAAGACAGCGGCTGAAGCTTTATCTGAAAGTGGAGCGACTGTTGCAATTATCGGTCGTACATTAGAGAAAGTAGAAGCGGCCGCAGCTGAGATTCAAGAGAAGACAGGCAATTCAGTGAAGGGTTACCAAGGTGACGTAACGAATACGGAGGATATCAAGCGTTTTGTCCAAGCAATCTATGAAGACCTAGGTCAAATCGATATTCTCGTAAACAATGCAGGTACATTGGCTCCTGGCTTAATCGATAGTCTCGATGAAGCAGGTTGGGATCATGTTATGAATACCAATGCGAAATCCATTTTCTTCACGACTCAAGCCGTCGTTCCTTATATGAAAGAACAGAATTACGGTCGCATCATTAATACAGCTTCTGTAGCAGGGGAAGTGAGTCTTTCCTTTAGCTCTGTGTACGGTACAAGTAAAGCGGCAGCAATTCACCAAACGAAGCAGCTTTCATTAGAGCTTGCTCCATATAACATTACGGTTAATGCGATTAGCCCTTGGTTCTTCAAGACCGAAATGAACGAAAGTGACCTTGAAGATGAGGACTTCCGTACGGCTGTTGAGAACCGCTCACCAATGAAACGTTTAGGACAGCTAGAAGAGTTGAAATCTTCCTACCTATTCTTTGCGTCTGCTGGTTCAAGCTACGTAAGCGGTCAGAACATATTTGTTGATGGTGGTATGACAGTATACGGACTATAA
- a CDS encoding sodium/glutamate symporter, giving the protein MSPEEIGFALLYIGVFLIIGKLIRVKVALFQNLFLPASIIGGFIALLLGPQVLGKLVTPFVSEGHFLTNGIMTDAITQVWAALPGLMINVVFASLFLGASMPGLKDIWKYGGPQLAFGWAIGWGQYVIGLVVVLFILGPLFDIPVMAGALIEVAFEGGHGTAAGMASTFEELGFSEAFDLAIGLATVGVLSGVIFGIILINWAVRNNKTEVIKDIEGFSELRKRGIMDYQNREPAGKMTLRPESIEPLSFHLAIIMIAILIGWGILQGLIGLESITIANWTGSSFMQYIPLFPIAMFGGIILQSFFNRNDKYNLVDRRMINRIQGLALDVLIISAIATVSLEVIGDYLVPFLVLAVAGISWNLFGFIYLASRIIPNYWFERGIGDFGQSMGVTATGLLLMRIVDPDNESPAFEAFGYKQLVYEPFLGGGLVTALSVPFIAGAGPWIGLILALSMTALGALFGIFYFGKGKHKG; this is encoded by the coding sequence ATGAGTCCAGAGGAAATAGGTTTTGCGCTGCTTTACATAGGTGTATTTCTTATTATAGGAAAACTAATTCGGGTGAAAGTAGCTTTATTTCAGAATCTATTTTTACCAGCTTCTATTATCGGCGGCTTTATCGCGCTGCTATTAGGTCCGCAGGTGCTCGGGAAGCTAGTCACTCCATTTGTTTCAGAAGGGCACTTCTTAACAAATGGGATTATGACGGACGCGATTACTCAGGTGTGGGCTGCACTTCCTGGGCTAATGATTAACGTAGTCTTTGCTTCCTTATTTCTTGGCGCGTCGATGCCAGGACTTAAGGATATTTGGAAATATGGTGGACCTCAACTTGCCTTTGGGTGGGCGATTGGCTGGGGCCAATATGTAATCGGTTTAGTCGTTGTCCTATTCATTCTTGGACCACTCTTCGATATCCCGGTCATGGCTGGTGCTCTTATTGAAGTTGCCTTTGAGGGTGGACATGGTACCGCTGCTGGGATGGCGAGTACATTTGAAGAGCTAGGATTCTCTGAGGCGTTTGATTTAGCGATAGGACTAGCGACGGTCGGTGTCTTATCGGGAGTAATCTTCGGGATCATTCTCATCAACTGGGCGGTCAGAAACAACAAAACTGAGGTGATTAAAGACATCGAAGGATTTTCTGAGCTGCGTAAGAGGGGGATCATGGATTATCAGAATCGTGAACCCGCAGGGAAAATGACGCTTCGACCTGAATCAATCGAGCCGTTATCTTTCCATTTAGCCATTATTATGATTGCCATACTAATAGGTTGGGGCATCTTACAAGGGTTAATTGGGCTTGAAAGCATCACAATTGCAAATTGGACGGGCTCAAGCTTTATGCAGTACATTCCATTGTTCCCGATTGCCATGTTTGGCGGGATTATTCTACAATCCTTCTTTAATAGAAATGATAAGTACAATCTAGTCGATCGCAGAATGATTAATCGAATACAAGGACTTGCACTTGATGTGCTCATTATTTCTGCGATTGCTACCGTTTCACTTGAGGTCATTGGAGACTATCTTGTGCCATTCTTGGTACTAGCAGTTGCGGGGATTTCTTGGAATTTATTCGGTTTTATTTACCTCGCATCAAGAATCATTCCGAATTACTGGTTTGAGCGAGGCATTGGTGACTTCGGTCAATCCATGGGTGTCACCGCTACAGGTCTATTGTTGATGCGGATCGTTGACCCAGATAATGAATCCCCTGCGTTTGAAGCATTCGGTTACAAGCAGCTTGTTTATGAACCGTTTCTCGGAGGCGGGCTTGTTACAGCACTTTCTGTACCGTTCATCGCAGGTGCAGGACCATGGATAGGGCTTATACTCGCATTAAGTATGACTGCGCTCGGTGCCTTATTTGGAATCTTCTATTTCGGAAAGGGGAAGCATAAAGGTTGA
- a CDS encoding NADH:flavin oxidoreductase has translation MKNETTNKALFEPFTSGKLNLPNRTVMAPMTRGFSPGNVPNEEVAAYYRRRAENEVGLIITEGTGIDQPASVSGASIPVFHGEKALNGWGNVVKEVHDAGGKIAPQLWHVGMTRSQGDLPNEEASPVGPSGLSLDGEQVNEPLSTEEVEALVESYAKAAADAKRLGFDAIEIHGAHGYLIDQFFWANTNKRTDRYGGDFVQRTQFAVEIVEACRREVGEDFPIIFRFSQWKMNDFDAKLVNTPDELERFLQPLVEAGVDIFHCSTRRFWEPEFEGSDLNLAGWTKKLSGKPVISVGSVGLDGVFTDFSGAGTTSLDGLVDKLDHDEFDLVAIGRSLLMDPEWVKKVHEGRVHDLLAFNKEALQKLY, from the coding sequence ATGAAAAACGAAACAACAAACAAAGCTTTATTTGAACCATTTACGAGTGGTAAATTAAACCTTCCTAACCGTACTGTCATGGCGCCGATGACACGTGGGTTCTCACCAGGGAACGTTCCGAATGAAGAGGTTGCGGCGTATTACCGTAGACGTGCGGAGAATGAAGTTGGGTTGATTATCACAGAAGGTACTGGAATTGACCAACCGGCTTCCGTATCTGGTGCGAGTATTCCTGTGTTTCACGGAGAGAAGGCATTGAATGGCTGGGGGAATGTCGTGAAAGAAGTACACGACGCCGGCGGTAAGATTGCTCCTCAGCTGTGGCACGTAGGAATGACTCGTAGCCAAGGGGACCTTCCGAACGAGGAAGCATCTCCTGTGGGGCCATCTGGATTAAGCCTAGATGGAGAGCAAGTGAATGAACCCTTATCTACTGAAGAGGTAGAGGCATTGGTGGAATCCTATGCTAAAGCGGCAGCAGATGCGAAACGCTTAGGCTTTGATGCAATTGAAATTCATGGTGCTCACGGGTACTTAATTGACCAGTTCTTCTGGGCAAATACGAATAAACGTACAGACCGTTACGGTGGCGATTTCGTTCAGCGTACACAGTTTGCTGTAGAGATTGTAGAAGCGTGTCGTCGTGAAGTTGGAGAAGACTTCCCAATCATCTTCCGTTTCTCCCAGTGGAAGATGAATGACTTCGATGCGAAATTGGTCAACACCCCCGATGAGTTGGAACGCTTCCTACAGCCACTTGTTGAAGCTGGTGTGGACATTTTCCACTGCTCTACACGCAGATTCTGGGAGCCAGAATTTGAAGGGTCTGACCTGAACCTAGCAGGCTGGACGAAGAAACTATCAGGAAAACCTGTCATATCTGTAGGTTCTGTTGGACTTGATGGTGTCTTTACCGACTTCTCAGGTGCTGGAACAACTAGCCTTGATGGCTTAGTCGACAAGCTTGACCATGATGAGTTCGACCTTGTAGCTATCGGCCGTTCCTTGTTAATGGACCCTGAATGGGTGAAGAAAGTTCACGAAGGTAGAGTTCATGATCTGTTAGCGTTTAATAAAGAAGCGTTGCAGAAACTATATTAA
- a CDS encoding AAA family ATPase produces MKQTGTLYFFCGKMGAGKSTKSQQVASEHLAVLMSEDEWLSMLYPEVIESFEDYITYSRQLKPLVKKHVQNILSVGTNVVMDFPANTRNQRKWFLDLVTEVDADHQLIFLNLTNEQCLRQLAQRRNEQPERAAFDTEAVFNQVTNYFEAPEASEGLNILEFSRKDSR; encoded by the coding sequence ATGAAACAAACAGGAACGCTCTACTTTTTCTGTGGGAAGATGGGCGCAGGAAAGTCCACTAAATCACAGCAAGTTGCAAGTGAACATCTTGCGGTGTTGATGTCAGAGGATGAGTGGCTCTCCATGCTTTATCCGGAAGTGATTGAATCATTTGAAGATTATATCACCTACTCTAGGCAGCTCAAGCCACTGGTGAAAAAGCATGTACAAAACATTTTAAGTGTCGGTACCAACGTAGTGATGGATTTCCCCGCTAACACACGTAATCAGAGAAAGTGGTTTCTAGACCTAGTAACTGAGGTTGATGCAGACCATCAACTAATCTTCCTTAATCTTACGAATGAGCAATGCTTACGGCAACTTGCACAACGAAGAAACGAACAACCTGAACGAGCAGCCTTTGACACGGAAGCAGTATTCAATCAGGTTACGAATTATTTTGAAGCACCAGAAGCATCAGAGGGGTTGAACATTCTAGAGTTTAGTAGGAAAGATAGCAGGTAG
- a CDS encoding SDR family oxidoreductase: protein MQKQIAVVTGTSTGLGLSMTEVLAKAGWKVYATMRNLEKASGIHSLQQEGLDIELLQLDVQSQESIDEAIQTVINQDGKIDLFINNAGIGFIKTTEQVTEEEYQKVFDINTYGQIRATKAVLPHMREQNKGRIVSISSVGGLVGQPLNEIYCASKFALEGYYESLASYVTPYFGVEFMIVEPGGISSEFANTVLANLEREGGFPKGDYEQVLNDYLGQMRGRDEGVFQTPEEVAEVIYEHLNSDELPLRVRTSQWSENLTKFKTEADPTGRKQQEFVVSSMLGK from the coding sequence ATGCAAAAGCAAATTGCTGTAGTAACTGGAACTTCAACTGGATTAGGACTTAGCATGACGGAAGTACTGGCCAAAGCGGGCTGGAAGGTATACGCAACCATGCGTAATCTTGAGAAAGCAAGCGGAATTCATAGCCTGCAACAAGAGGGACTAGACATTGAGTTGCTTCAACTGGATGTACAGTCACAAGAGTCGATTGATGAAGCCATCCAAACGGTCATAAATCAAGACGGAAAGATTGATTTATTTATTAACAATGCCGGAATCGGCTTTATCAAGACAACCGAGCAGGTGACAGAAGAAGAGTACCAGAAGGTGTTCGACATCAATACCTATGGCCAGATTCGTGCGACCAAAGCGGTACTTCCACACATGAGAGAACAAAACAAGGGACGTATCGTATCTATCTCTTCAGTAGGTGGCCTGGTCGGACAGCCCCTTAACGAAATTTATTGCGCCTCTAAGTTCGCACTTGAAGGCTATTACGAGAGCCTCGCGTCTTATGTTACCCCATACTTTGGAGTAGAGTTTATGATCGTGGAGCCAGGAGGAATCTCTTCTGAATTTGCAAATACTGTTCTCGCTAATTTAGAACGAGAAGGTGGATTTCCGAAAGGCGATTATGAGCAAGTATTAAATGATTATCTCGGACAAATGAGAGGCCGCGATGAAGGCGTCTTCCAAACACCGGAAGAGGTAGCGGAGGTCATTTATGAACATCTGAACTCCGACGAATTGCCGCTTCGTGTTCGTACATCACAATGGTCAGAGAACTTAACAAAGTTTAAAACCGAAGCCGACCCAACTGGACGCAAGCAACAAGAATTTGTTGTCTCAAGCATGCTTGGAAAATAA
- a CDS encoding DUF2975 domain-containing protein, with translation MNEPKSSLKNRGNVLLLKLAIVFIGMIILSLCVFWLPWQSNVLAEMYPEYTYLRLPLLTGIYMTTIPFFIALYQGFKLLTSINHHRAFSTRSVNSLRTIKHCALGIGGLYVIGFVLLITQDAGNPGILLIGLLVMFFSVVIAVFAAILQQLLKSAIDLKSENELTI, from the coding sequence GTGAATGAACCTAAATCGAGCCTGAAGAACCGAGGCAACGTACTCTTATTGAAGTTAGCCATCGTGTTTATTGGCATGATCATCCTATCCCTTTGTGTATTTTGGCTTCCATGGCAATCGAACGTGCTTGCCGAGATGTATCCGGAATACACCTATTTAAGACTCCCTCTCCTAACAGGAATCTACATGACCACAATCCCGTTCTTCATCGCTTTATATCAAGGATTTAAGCTCTTAACCTCTATCAATCATCATCGCGCATTCTCTACAAGATCTGTGAACTCGCTACGCACTATAAAGCATTGTGCATTGGGTATAGGTGGATTGTATGTGATTGGATTCGTTCTCCTCATCACTCAAGATGCCGGTAATCCAGGTATCCTTCTCATCGGATTGCTTGTTATGTTCTTTTCTGTTGTAATTGCAGTCTTTGCTGCCATTCTTCAACAGTTATTGAAGAGCGCCATTGATTTAAAGTCAGAGAATGAATTAACAATATGA
- a CDS encoding helix-turn-helix domain-containing protein, with product MAIKVNIDVMLAKRKMSVTELSEKVGITMANLSILKNGKAKAIRFSTLEAICNALNCQPGDILEYVNEQ from the coding sequence ATGGCTATTAAAGTCAATATTGATGTCATGCTAGCTAAACGAAAAATGAGTGTAACAGAATTGTCTGAGAAGGTAGGAATCACAATGGCAAACCTATCCATACTAAAAAATGGAAAGGCTAAGGCAATCCGCTTCTCTACCCTAGAAGCCATTTGCAACGCATTAAATTGTCAGCCTGGAGACATTCTTGAATATGTGAATGAACAGTAG